From the Prinia subflava isolate CZ2003 ecotype Zambia chromosome 34, Cam_Psub_1.2, whole genome shotgun sequence genome, one window contains:
- the FIGNL2 gene encoding fidgetin-like protein 2 produces MHWSPEHAQSLNQWPEQHLDVSSTTSSPAHKPELYPSARQRFNYAWANDDISALTASNLLKRYAEKYSGVLDAPYERPALGAYPDGAFGPVNGQKGDGEPWPGAHGPDGAYPLTPIHDGLAGAKGAAPPAVPAVPAGSAAIGLGGSANLGDAVYAGNSCGAGSGALGASQEYPSGYGGAYLPSGYCAQPPHPPALHGSGLLQPPHPSPALVPGYGSSGAVYNYAAGSYAPQPGYGGIHPPHPSASYLPSGIAAPTPIPAPPPAARPPGVPGYGYQGAGLGALAVPPLGTEAAGALKRKAFDAGGEDDGEGRYRKYSYEQPKSPYALPDNGECRGNGFGGSGESPQVAFKAGKRPAGSGAGEEHGGKYGGQQMKGVVSPSYGARDAALRPAEPFEKFSPPLTNGERAAEPGPPFPPRLPSKAAAFAPLEEQPKNVDPLVLELVNTKVVERGPPVQWSDIAGQASVKAAVEEELVWPILRPGSCGAAGRPPRTLLLFGPRGAGKALLGRCISTQLGSTLLRLSGTALLSTWKAEAEKILQTVFLVASCRQPAVVLITEAEALLAARAGEDGGQAGSLKSQLLSYLDNVATSSEHNVVVVGTTARPGAIDEASHRRFGTRLYVPPPDGEARRHILRQALARQSCCLSERELAALAQRTESFSGAELLRLCQHAGAARRALPGPPASYQDLEKALCKVRPAASQKELDLFLEWDKMYGTRH; encoded by the coding sequence ATGCACTGGTCACCAGAGCATGCCCAGTCCCTGAACCAGTGGCCGGAGCAGCACCTGGACGTctcctccaccacctcctcGCCGGCCCACAAGCCCGAGCTGTACCCCAGCGCCCGCCAGCGCTTCAACTACGCCTGGGCCAACGATGACATCTCGGCGCTCACGGCCTCCAACCTCCTCAAGAGGTACGCCGAGAAGTACTCGGGGGTGCTGGACGCGCCCTACGAGCGCCCGGCGCTGGGCGCGTACCCCGACGGCGCCTTCGGCCCCGTCAACGGCCAGAAGGGCGACGGCGAGCCCTGGCCGGGGGCGCACGGCCCCGACGGCGCCTACCCGCTGACCCCCATCCACGACGGCCTGGCCGGCGCCAAGGGCGCGGCGCCGCCCGCcgtgcccgccgtgcccgccgGCAGCGCGGCCATCGGGCTGGGCGGCTCGGCCAACCTGGGCGACGCCGTGTACGCCGGGAACTCGTGCGGGGCCGGCTCCGGGGCGCTGGGGGCGTCTCAGGAGTACCCCTCGGGCTACGGCGGTGCCTACCTGCCCTCCGGCTACTGCGCCCAGCCGCCGCACCCTCCCGCCCTGCACGgctcggggctgctgcagcccccgcACCCCTCGCCCGCGCTGGTGCCGGGCTACGGCTCCTCGGGCGCCGTCTACAACTACGCCGCCGGCAGCTACGCGCCGCAGCCGGGCTACGggggcatccaccctcctcaCCCCTCCGCCTCCTACCTGCCCTCGGGCATCGCCGCCCCCACGCCCATCCCGGcaccgccgcccgccgcccgcccgcccggcgtGCCCGGCTACGGCTACCAGGGCGCGGGGCTGGGCGCGCTGGCTGTGCCGCCGCTGGGCACCGAGGCCGCGGGCGCGCTGAAGAGGAAGGCGTTCGACGCCGGCGGGGAGGACGACGGCGAGGGCAGGTACAGGAAATACAGCTACGAGCAGCCAAAGTCGCCGTACGCCCTGCCGGACAACGGCGAGTGCCGCGGGAACGGCTTCGGCGGCAGCGGCGAGTCGCCCCAGGTGGCCTTCAAGGCCGGCAAGCGGCCGGCGGGATCCGGGGCCGGCGAGGAGCACGGCGGCAAGTACGGCGGGCAGCAGATGAAGGGGGTGGTCTCGCCCTCCTACGGCGCCAGGGACGCGGCGCTGCGGCCGGCGGAGCCCTTCGAGAAGTTTAGCCCCCCGCTCACCAACGGGGAGCGCGCGGCCGAGCCGGGGCCGCCCTTCCCGCCGCGGCTGCCGTCCAAAGCCGCGGCCTTCGCGCCGCTGGAGGAGCAGCCCAAGAACGTCGACCcgctggtgctggagctggtcAACACCAAGGTGGTGGAGCGCGGGCCGCCGGTGCAGTGGTCGGACATCGCCGGGCAGGCGTCGGTCAAGGCGGCCGTCGAGGAGGAGCTGGTGTGGCCCATCCTGCGGCCCGGCTCCTGCGgcgccgccggccgcccgccGCGCACGCTGCTGCTCTTCGGGCCCCGCGGCGCGGGCAAGGCGCTGCTGGGCCGCTGCATCTCCACCCAGCTGGGCTCCACCCTGCTGAGGCTCAGCGGCACCGCCCTGCTGTCCACCTGGAAGGCCGAGGCCGAGAAGATCCTCCAGACCGTCTTCTTGGTGGCCAGCTGCCGGCAGCCCGCCGTGGTGCTCATCACCGAGGCCGAGGCCCTGCTGGCGGCGCGCGCCGGCGAGGACGGCGGCCAGGCCGGCAGCCTCAAGTCGCAGCTCCTCTCCTACCTGGACAACGTGGCTACCTCGTCCGAGCACAACGTGGTGGTGGTCGGCACCACGGCGCGGCCGGGCGCCATCGACGAGGCGTCGCACCGGCGCTTCGGCACGCGGCTCTACGTCCCGCCGCCGGACGGCGAGGCGCGGCGCCACATCCTGCGCCAGGCCCTGGCccggcagagctgctgcctgagcgAGCGCGAGCTGGCGGCGCTGGCACAACGCACCGAGAGCTTCTCCGGCGCCGAGCTGCTGCGGCTGTGCCAGCACGCCGgggccgcccgccgcgcccTGCCGGGACCCCCCGCCTCCTACCAGGACCTGGAGAAGGCGCTGTGCAAGGTGCGCCCCGCCGCGTCCCAGAAGGAGCTGGACTTGTTCCTGGAGTGGGATAAGATGTACGGCACCAGGCACTGA
- the TMDD1 gene encoding transmembrane and death domain protein 1 produces the protein MAHLAHLALALLLLLPARARCDDSVAAAVGPHAMGRIAELLAGSECHQLRAELESPEEQLEIPGEEPGSPGEKRSIPREKRSFPELREPLPEEERGIPGEEPGIPERSIPGEKEPLPEEKRPSRRRRSAQGCSATLRLWLLTAGSATTWDRLVRALRRVGRADIARELGKNLNQDRSLQLRRNVEGYRRSVQHLSSAQLQPRGRRAPGARGMRFERRRPPRYRRGLLGWARPLALGVLGAFLSSALLAGTAMYFCHWRRLLGA, from the coding sequence ATGGCTCACCTGGCTCACCTGGCGCTcgccctgctcctcctgctgcccgcCCGTGCCCGCTGCGATGACTCGGTGGCGGCCGCCGTGGGCCCGCACGCCATGGGCCGCATCGCCGAGCTGCTGGCAGGCTCCGAGTGCCACCAGCTGcgggcagagctggagagccccgaggagcagctggagatcCCCGGGGAGGagccgggcagccccggggagaAGCGGAGCATCCCCAGGGAGAAGCGGAGCTTCCCGGAGCTGCGGGAACCGCTCCCCGAGGAGGAGCGGGGCATCCCCGGGGAGGAGCCGGGCATCCCGGAGCGGAGCATCCCCGGGGAGAAGGAACCTCTCCCCGAGGAGAAgcgcccctcccgccgccgccgcagcgcccAGGGATGCTCCGCGACCCTCCGGCTGTGGCTGCTGACCGCGGGCTCTGCGACCACCTGGGACCGCCTGGTGCGCGCCCTCCGCCGCGTCGGGCGCGCCGACATCGCCCGGGAGCTGGGCAAGAACCTGAACCAGGACCGGAGCCTGCAGCTGCGGAGGAACGTGGAGGGCTACAGGAGGAGCGTGCAGCACCTGAGCTCGGCGCAGCTGCAGCCGCGGGGCCGGAGGGCTCCGGGGGCGCGGGGGATGCGCTTCGagcggcgccgcccgccccggtACCGCCGcgggctgctgggctgggcgcGCCCGCTGGCACTGGGCGTGCTGGGAGCGTTCCTGAGCTCGGCGCTGCTGGCGGGCACCGCGATGTATTTCTGCCActggaggaggctgctgggcGCCTGA